The Streptomyces tubercidicus DNA segment CGCCCACCAGGAAGAACCCGAACGCGGTGATCAGGTAGAGGTGCCCGATCTTTTTGTGGTCGGTGGTCGTCAGCCAGTCCACCAGCACCGAGCCGGGGTGCCGCGCCCTGGAGGGCCGGGGGGTTGCCCGGTCGGTGTCCGTAACCATCGGCTGCACCTCGTTCGTCGAAGGTGGACTGGGGCCCGGCACATGATGCTCGCGCGGCGGACGCAGAGCGAGAGGGCGCTCCGGTCCGTTCGGTGGGATCCGGCGGTGCGGCGGACGGCGGGGCCGGGGCGGGCGTGAAGCCCGGTAAGCGGGGCGATGGGCGATGTGCGGAAAATGTGTGTGGAGTGTGTTTCCTTGGCTAATTTCCGGACGGCCGATAAAGAGCCCCGGGTAAAGGGAATCCCGAACTTACGGGGGATTGATTTCGGACGGTGCATCGCGTTGACCGGACGGACCGTGTCCCGTTCCGTGTTCGATCAAGGCGGAATTCCGGCCGATTTATTTTCCACCCGGTTGCGCGGTCACCCGGCGCGTATGGGTGACAGAAGTTCCGGCAAACGCCGGAACGTTAGCTGTGACACAAGTGTGACCAATGCCGGACCGGGAAGTCACGGGGGCGTGCGAGGCCCGGCCTTCCACGGACCGTCGCGGGCGCCTACGGTGGCTGTCATGGACGTACCGAACCTCCCTGACAACCCTCAGGACGACATCGAGGCGTATGTCGGCCTCGCCCGGCAGGACGCCGAGGACCAGGCGCGCGAGCGCGGCTGGACCACTGTCCGCTCGCTGCCGCCGGGCGCGATCATCACGATGGAGTACCTGGCCGGACGGCTCAACTTCGAGGTCAAGGACGGCGAGGTGCACCGCACCTGGCAGGGCTGAGCCCGCTGCCGACGACGAAGGCCCCGGCCGCTCCTGAGAGCGGCCGGGGCCTTCGCTGCGGGGTGAGGGTGTGCGTACCGGCCCCGCGGCTCGTGGGGCGTCAGCCGCTCCCGTTGCGGCCGCGCCCGGACGTCGGGCTCAGCGGCGTGGTGCGCGGGACGCGGTCCGCGTGCGGCGGCCGCCGACTGCCCGCCGGGTTGGCCGGAGTGCGCTCCGAGCGGATGGAATACGGGCGCGAGGGGTGGTGCGGCCAGCCGTCCGGGGTGTGCCCGGCGGTGCCGCGGCCGCCCGTTCCGGCCGAGATCGTCTCGCGTACGAGCACCTCGCCGTCGGAGGCGATGCGCTGCCGGGACACCCCAGGAGCCAGCGCACCGGCCGGCAGCGGGCCGCGCAGCGAGTCGGGGCGCAGTCGCAGCCACAGCCGCAGCAGGATGCCCATGAGACGGTCCTCGAACCAGGTGATCGCGGGCTCCAGCCAGGGCATCGCCAGCAGCACCAGCAGCCCCGCGGCCCAGCCCAGCAGCACATCGCTGACCCAGTGCGTACCGAGGTACACAGTGGTCATGCCGACGCCCAGCGCGCCCAGCGCGGCGATCACCGACAGGCTGCGGCGGCGCAGCGAGGTGGTCGCCAGGTAGGCCAGCACACCCCAGGTGACCACCGCGTTCGCGGTGTGACCCGAGGGGAATATGTCGCCCCCGAGCCACATCTCGTTGGCGCCGACCACGGTCGCGTAGTGCGGGCCGAGCCGGCCCATGCCGAGCTTGGCGGCGCCCACGGTGATGTTCAGCAGCAGCAGTGAGGCGCCGAGCACCAGCAGTGGGTGGAGGTTGCGCTGACGCCAGCAGCGCCAGCCCAGCCAGGCCGCCACCGCCACCGCGGTCGGCCCGCGCTGGCCCAGCACCACGAAGTAGTCGAGGAACGCATGGATCTCAGGCCACTGCTTGTACGGCCTGAAGAACATGACTTGCCAGTCGAACGTGACCAGCCATGAAGTGGCCAGCACCCCGACCACGATCGCGAAATACACCGCCAGCGTCCCCCAGAACAGCCACAGGCGGGTCCGGGTCATGTCCGGCGGTCGGACGCGATCGGTGGGGCGCTCCTCCATCTGGTCGAGCTTGTCATCGGTACGCACTCAATCGACGTTACCGCGTGTGATGTAGGTGCTTGGTCAAACTGTGCGCTTTGTAATGACGATGTGATGTGGAATGTGTCTCAATCGGGGCTTCGCCGCAAGGATTTGCAGGGGAATTCCCGGCGATTCTCAATCCCCTCGCGGCATGCGCGTGTCGTCACCCTGAGCGCCTTATCTGCTTTTCCCCTCCGGAGTTTATCGGCTATTCGCTCGCGGGTCGCGTGACGTTTCCCCGCGGAGGCCCTCACGGAAAGGGTTCGGGTGGTTACGGAGAGTGACTTGAGGGTGGAGTCACGGGGGGCCGGAGCCGTTCAGCCAGAACGCCCCGTAGACCGCGGAGCCCGCCGCCGTCGCCCCGATCACCAGCCAGGACCACACCGGGCGCCACCGCGCGAGCCCCGCCGCCAGGGGCAGCAGCAGCGGATAGGCCGGCAGCATCAGCCGTGGCTTGGACCCGAAGTAGCCCTTGGCGGTCAGCGCGAGCAGCAGCACCGTCCCGCAGTAGACCGCCAGCGGGAGCGGCTGGCCCCGGCGCACCCCGTGCACGTAGAGCCAGGCCACCAGCCCGACGCCGACGGCCAGTCCGAGTCCGGCCGCGAACACCGGTCCCGACAGCTGGTCCCAGATGAAGGTGCCGAACGCCAGCCCCCCGTCGAAGCCGTTGCCCCAGCCTCCCTGGACCTCCAGATAGCCGGTGAACGAGCCCTGCCGCGCCCCCACCCACAGGAAGAAACCGCACCAGCCGAGCGGGGCGAGCAGCACACCGGGCAGCATCCCCGGGTGCCGGCGCAGCGCCGCGCGCAGCCGCACCCCGCCGGCCCGCTCCCGCCACAGCGTCACCGCCGCGGTGATCCATACGGCCGCCACCACCGCCGCGCCCACCGGCCGGGTCAGCCCGGCCAGCGAGGCCAGCACCCCGGCCGCCGCCCAGCGCCCGGTCAGCACGGCGTACAGACTCCAGGCCGCGAGGGCGGTGAACAGCGCCTCCGAGTACGCCATCGACTGCACGATCCCGACCGGCACGGCGGCCCACAGCGCCGCGAGCGCGACCCCGGCCCGCCGTCCGTGCAGCCGCTCACCGGTCGCGTACAGCGCCCAGGCCGCGGCCAGCGACGCCGTCCAGGCGACCACCAGCCCGGCATCGGCGGGCGACAGTGGTGAGAGCGCCGACAGGCCGCGCTCCAGCCAGGGCAGCAGCGGGAAGAAGGCCAGGTTGGAGTGCACCTCGCCGTCGGGCAGCACGGTGGTGAAGCCGTAGCCCTGCTCGGCGACCCGGGTGTACCAGAGCGCGTCCCAGCGGGCGCTCAGCAGGGTGTGCCAGTTCTTGCCGTCGGCCGCCGACCAGAGGGCGAGGACGACGATGCCCAGCAGCCGGATCGCCGCATACGCCAGCAGCGCGGGCGCGGCCCGGCCCAGCGCGGCCCGTACGGCGGATCCGTCGTACCGGGTCCGGCCGGGAACGGCGGCGGAGGCAAGATCGTTCATCGGGTCGATTATCCAGGTGGCCGAAGAACGACTGCCGACGGCCGGGTGGGGAACGCACGGCGCTGCGATGAGCGTCTCATCGTGAGGTGAGCCACGCGGCACGCCACGGGACTCGCGTAGTCTGAGCGTCTTAACTCGCCCGTGCCGCCGGTTCGCCCGGGGCGTTTTCGCGCCCTGTTCCGTGGCCGCGAGAGCATGATCTGGAGGTGCTGCATGTCCGGGACGACCGCGTCCGGCAGTGGACGGACGGCTGGTGTTCCCCGGCTTTCAGGTGGCGGTGCGAACCGCTGGACCGTGCTGATCGTGCTCTGCGTCAGCCTGCTTTTCGTCGCGCTGGACACCACGATCCTGTATGTCGCCGTGCCCTCGGTCACCGAGGACCTGCGGCCGGGACCGGTCGAGCTTCTCTGGATCGTCGATGTCTATCCGCTGATCGCGGCCTCGCTGCTGATCCTCTTCGGCACTCTCGGCGACCGCGTCGGCCGCCGCCGCATCCTCCTCCTCGGCTACGGCCTCTTCGGTCTGGCCTCGGCCGCCGCCGCGCTCGCGCCCAATCCGCAGATCCTGATGGTGGCCCGCGCCCTGCTCGGCATCGGCGGCGCCATGATCATGCCGGCCACGCTGTCGATCCTGCGGCAGGTCTTCCCCGACCGCCGGGAGCGCGCGGTCGCCATCGGCGTGTGGAGCGCGGTGGCCGCGGTCGGTGCCGCGGTCGGCCCGGTCCTCGGCGGCTTCCTCGTCGAGAACTTCTGGTGGGGCTCGGTCTTCCTCATCAACATCCCGATGATGGCCGCGATGCTGCTGATAGGGCGGTGGCTGCTGCCGGAGTCGCGCGGTGAGCGCAACGGCCCCTGGGACGTGATCGGCGCGATCGTCGCGGCGCTCGGTGTGCTGGGCATCGTCCTCGGTGTGAAGCGGATCGGCAGCGGTACGGCCGTGGTCGGCCCGACCACGCTGCTGCCCATCGTCCTGGGCGTGCTGCTGCTGGTCCTCTTCGTCCGACGCCAGCGCCGCCGCAAGGACCCGCTGATCGATGTGCGGCTCTTCGCCAGGCCCGCGTTCGGCACCTCCGTCGGCTGCATCGTGCTGGCCATGCTCGCCCTGGTGGGGCTTCAGCTGATCGCCGTTCAGTACCTCCAGCTGGTCCTCGGGCTGAGCCCGCTGCAGACCGGGCTGCGGATGCTGCCGCTGGTCTTCGCCGCGATGGCCGCCGGCCTCACCGGCTCGAAGATGCTGCAGGCCCTGGGTCCGCGCGCGATGGTCTCCCTCGGCTTCGTGCTGACCGCCGTCGCGGTGCTCTGTCTGACCGCGATGAGCAGTCAGGACCGCCCCTGGCTGCTGTCGCTGGGCTTTGTGCTGCTCGGATTCGGTTTCCAGTCCACGCTGTTCGGGGCCTACGAGTCGATGCTCAGCGAGGCCCCCGCTGAACAGTCCGGCGGCGCCGCCGCGATCGGGGAGACCTCCTACCAGCTCGGCGCCGGTATCGGCGTCGCCCTGCTCGGCAGCGTCATGAACGCCGCCTACGCCCCGGGTCTGAACCACGTCGACGGCGTCCCCGCGCGGGCCTCCGCCGCGGCGGCACACTCCCTCGGCGAGGCGTACAAGGTCGCCGCCGGTCTGGGCGACGCCTCCCGCGCCGCCCTGCGGGAGGCCGCCCGTGACTCCTTCGTCCGCGGACTGCACGTCACCCTCATCGCCAGCGCCGTGCTGCTGCTGGTCGGCGCGGGGATCGCACTGCGGCTGCCGCGCCGCGCGGCGGATTCCACGGAGCGGGCCGAGGCGGACGGGGAGCCTGCGCCCGGTGAGGGCACCGGCGCGGCCGGCCGCGGCAGCAGCGAGCCCGCCCCGGCGAGCTCCGGCCGCTGACCCCCGGCGGTCTTCTCGGGCGTCCTGCCCCGCCGCGCGGCGGTGACCCTTGCCGCGCGGCACCGCGGACCGTACCGTCGGAAGCGCACATAACTAACACTGCTAGTTTTTCGCGCTGATCCGCCGGAGGCCCCGCCATGTCCGCACAGCCGCCCTCGAAGTCCGCAGCGTCCTCGGCACTTCCGCCGTTCGACCCCAGGGACCCCCTGGGCCTCGACGATCTGCTGACCGACGAGGACCGCGCCGTACGGGACACCGTCCGCCGGTGGGCCGCCGACCGTGTGCTGCCGCAGATCGCCGACTGGTACGAGCGCGGCGAACTCCCCGGCATCCGCGAACTCGCCCGTGAACTCGGCTCCCTCGGCGCCCTCGGGATGTCGCTGACCGGCTACGGCTGCGCGGGCGCCGGCGCCGTCCAGTACGGCCTGGCCTGTCTGGAGCTGGAGGCCGCCGACTCCGGTATCCGCTCGCTGGTCTCCGTCCAGGGCTCGCTTGCCATGTACGCGATCTGGCGCTTCGGCTCCGAGGAGCAGAAGCAGCAGTGGCTGCCGCGGATGGCGGCCGGCGAGATCATCGGCTGCTTCGGGCTGACCGAGCCGGACCACGGCTCGGACCCCGCCGCGATGCGGACGTACGCCAAGCGCGACGGCGGGGACTGGGTGCTGAGCGGGCGCAAGATGTGGATCACCAATGGCTCGGTCGCCGGTGTCGCGGTCGTCTGGGCCCAGACGGACGACGGCATCCGCGGCTTCGTGGTGCCCACCGACAGCCCCGGTTTCTCGGCCCCCGAGATCACCCATAAGTGGTCCCTGCGTGCGTCGGTGACCAGCGAACTCGTCATGGACGAGGTGCGGCTGCCGGCCGACGCGGTGCTCCCGGAGGTCACCGGACTGCGCGGCCCGCTGGGCTGTCTCAGCCACGCCCGCTACGGCATCGTCTGGGGCTCCATGGGCGCCGCGCGCGCCAGCTTCGAGGCGGCGCTGGACTACGCGAAGACCCGGGAGCAGTTCGGCAAGCCGATCGGCGGCTTCCAGCTCACCCAGGCCAAGCTCGCCGACATGGCGGTCGAACTGCACAAGGGGATCCTGCTGGCCCACCATCTGGGGCAGCGGATGGACGCGGGGCGGCTGCGCCCCGAGCAGATCAGCTTCGGCAAGCTGAACAACGTACGGGAGGCGATCGAGATCTGCCGCACGGCCCGGACGATCCTCGGTGCCAACGGGATCTCGCTGGAGTACCCCGTCATGCGGCATGCGACCAACCTGGAATCGGTGCTCACCTACGAGGGCACCGTCGAGATGCACCAGCTGGTGCTGGGCAAGGCGCTCACCGGTCTCGACGCCTTCCGGTGAGCGGCCGGGCCCGTGGAACGGGCCGCTGCCTCACCCGGGGGCCGGCGCCGGTGGCTGCCGCCGCGGGCCCCCGGACCCCGGCCGGACACCCGAGGACCGTGCTCAACTCTGGTTGAAGAAGCCGCCGTTGCGGTGGGCGCGGGCCTCGCCGCTGACCACCATGTAGTCGGCCGGGGTCAGCAGGAACACCCGGGTGGCGACCCGCTCGATCGAACCGCGCAGACCGAAGGTCAGGCCGGCCGCGAAGTCCACCACCCGCTTGGCGTCGTCGGACTCCATGGCCGTCAGATTGACGATCACAGGGACGCCGTCCCGGAACAGTTCGCCGATGCCGCGGGCGTCCCGGAAGCTCTCCGGGGAGACCGTGGCGATACGGGTGCCCTGGTCCTGGGCGGTCTCGTCGGCCACTCGGACCCGGGGGTCGGTGACCCAGGGGCTGTCGCCCGAGTCACCGGCATCGGGTCCCTCGGCGTAGTCGTCGTCGTAGTAGCGCTCGTCATCACTGTCGTCGACGAGGCCAAGCCAGGCACTCGCCTTGCGCACCGATCCCATTGACGCCTCCTCTCACCCGCGGTCTCTGCGTGTCCGCCCCTATCGTCGTTCATGAGGCGGAGGGTGTGCCAAGTGGATAGCCGCCGCACGGGGGGTTCGTGACACATCTGGTGCAAAGAGGGTGGCGCAGCATCAGCTTACGCGCCCCGCAAGGAAACTGACAGTACGACGAACATCACGGTGGGTACTCTATCGGGTGACGGGGGTCGGTGGAGCCCAGAAAACGGAGCGGACCCTCGGGTCGGTTCATGCACGGGACCAGGGCAAATGCCAAGGGCCTCGGCGGAGGGTCACGGGATAGCCCGATGATCGGGAGACTGGCCCATCGGAGGGGTGTTGACGCGGCGGCGGATTCCGACCTGTGTCCACCGGACCTGCTTCCCTCGAAAGTTGCCCGAACCGATTGTCCGACGAGGGCGGCCGGATCCCGGGGTTCCGGGCGGGACGCGCGCCCCCCGCCGGGGTGTCGAGCACATCATTTGCGCCACGTTCCACCGCGCCCCCGGATCCCGTCGCACGCGGCGCCCCGCGCACCGCGGGCGGGGGAGCGGAACCGCATCGTCCATCGATCCGTCCCACCCGCGACCGAGGGGGTCAGCGCCGCCCCGGCAGCCGTCAACGTGGCTGCCGGGGCGGAGTTCTGGGGGCGGTGCCGGGATTACGGCCGGGTGTCCGGCGCGAGACATCCGTGCGGACCTCTTGCGCTGCGGGGGTGGTGCGCCCGACACTCCGCTCAGCGCTTGTCAGGGGCACGCCGAAAATGAACGTGCGGATTCCTGTGTGCCCTTCGGCTGCGCCTCACGGGCCGCCCCTCGCGGCCCCCGATCTCCCCTCGGAGGAATCAGTGAGGAACGAGCGCACCACCCCCCGCAGTGGCGTAGCGAGACGCACCCGGCTGATCGCCGTGGCGTCCGGACTGGTGGCCGTCGGCGCCATCGCCATCCCGACCGCCAGCGCGCAGAACCCCGCCCCCGCACAGAAGTTCAGCGCCGCCCAGCTCACCGCCGCCGGTCAGGCGGTCCGTGCCGCGGATGTCCCGGGCACCGCATGGCGGGTCGACAGTGCGACCGGCACCCTGGTCGTCACCGCCGACCGCACGGTCTCCCGGGCCGGGATCGCCAGGATCGAGCGGGCCGCGGGCAGCAATGCCGAGGCGGTCCGCATCGACCGCATCGCGGGCACCTTCCGCAAGTTCATCTCCGGCGGCGACGCCATCTACGCACCCAGCTGGCGCTGCTCACTCGGCTTCAATGTCCGCAGCGGCAGCACCTATTACTTCCTGACCGCCGGTCACTGCACCGACGGCAACCCGCCCTGGTACACCAACTCCTCGCACACCACGAGCATCGGCCCGACCGCCGGCTCCAGCTTCCCCGGCAACGACTACGGCCTGGTGAAGTACACCAACTCCGCCGTGGCCCACGCCGGCACGGTCGGCAGCCAGGACATCACCAGCGCCGGTACCCCCAGCGTCGGCCAGTCGGTCACCCGCCGGGGTTCCACCACCGGCACCCACAGCGGCAAGGTCACCGCACTGAACGCCACCGTCAACTACGGCGGCGGCGACATCGTCTCCGGCCTCATCCAGACCACGGTCTGCGCCGAGCCCGGCGACAGCGGTGGTCCCCTCTACTCCGGGACCAAGGCGCTCGGCCTCACCTCCGGGGGCAGCGGTGACTGCACCTCCGGCGGCACCACGTTCTTCCAGCCGGTCACCGAGGCGCTGAGCGCGTACGGCGTGAGCGTCTACTGACGCCGCCCGGCTGAGCCCGTACCGGCCCGGGATCGCGCGGCCCGGGTCCGTACGGCGCCCTCACTGCGCAGCACGGAACGCCGGACCGGCTCCGGCGGTACGACGGCCCCCGTCCGCCGGCGGACGGGGGCCCCAGCTGTGTCCGCCACGGGCCTCGCCCACCTTCCCGGGCCGGGCATACCATGGAAAGAAGCGCGATTCGGACACGTGCGGCACATCTTCAGGGAGCCGTGATGGTCGAAGAACTGGTGGCGGCCGGGGTGGCGCTGGCCTCCGTGGGCACGGTGTATCTCCTGGCGGCGGCGCGGGTGGTCAAGCAGTACGAACGTGGGGTCGTGCTGCGGCTGGGGCGGCTGGCCTCCGAGGTGCGCGGGCCCGGGTTCACCATGATCGTTCCGGTCATCGACCGGATGCGTAAGGTCAATATGCAGATCGTCACGATGCCGGTGCCCGCCCAGGAGGGCATCACCCGCGACAACGTCACGGTGCGGGTCGACGCGGTCGTCTATTTCAAGGTCGTGGACGCCGCCGACGCGGTCATCCGGGTCGAGGACTACCGCTTCGCGGTCTCGCAGATGGCGCAGACCTCGCTGCGCTCGATCATCGGCAAGAGCGAGCTGGACGATCTGCTGTCGAACCGCGAGAAGCTCAATCAGGGCCTGGAGCTGATGATGGACAGCCCGGCCATCGGCTGGGGAGTGACCGTCGACCGGGTGGAGATCAAGGATGTCTCGCTGCCGGAGACGATGAAGCGGTCGATGGCCCGCCAGGCGGAGGCGACCCGTGACCGGCGCGCCCGCGTGATCAACGCCGACGCCGAGCTGCAGGCGTCGAAGAAGCTGGCCGAGGCGGCCGCGGCGATGTCCGACCAGCCCGCGGCGCTGCAACTGCGACTGCTGCAGACCGTGGTGGCGGTGGCCGCCGAGAAGAATTCCACGCTCGTCCTGCCGTTCCCGGTCGAGCTGCTGCGCTTCCTGGAGCGCTCCGGGCTGCAGGCCCAGGCGCAGACCGCGGCGGCCGAAGCGGAGCGGGACGGCGCCGCCCAGCGGCCGGCCGCCCCGGAGGCGCCCCGGGAGCCGCGTACGGCCGTCGAGCACGGTGCGGAGAGCGGTCTGCCGCCGGAGCTGACGGACCTCCCGCCGGTGGAGGATCTTCCGTAGTCGAGCGCCATTTGTCCCCCTTCATGGGGTTATCCAGGGCGATTTGAGTTGCCCAGGGGGCGGTTCCCGGCCGGTGTTTTCCGGCCAGCTATAGTCCTCACACGTTGCCGTCCGCCGAGCGCTCCGCGTGCCTGCTGACATCTGCACCCGGCACGAGGTGTGCGGATGTCGGTGTGTC contains these protein-coding regions:
- a CDS encoding slipin family protein yields the protein MVEELVAAGVALASVGTVYLLAAARVVKQYERGVVLRLGRLASEVRGPGFTMIVPVIDRMRKVNMQIVTMPVPAQEGITRDNVTVRVDAVVYFKVVDAADAVIRVEDYRFAVSQMAQTSLRSIIGKSELDDLLSNREKLNQGLELMMDSPAIGWGVTVDRVEIKDVSLPETMKRSMARQAEATRDRRARVINADAELQASKKLAEAAAAMSDQPAALQLRLLQTVVAVAAEKNSTLVLPFPVELLRFLERSGLQAQAQTAAAEAERDGAAQRPAAPEAPREPRTAVEHGAESGLPPELTDLPPVEDLP
- a CDS encoding S1 family peptidase, which translates into the protein MRNERTTPRSGVARRTRLIAVASGLVAVGAIAIPTASAQNPAPAQKFSAAQLTAAGQAVRAADVPGTAWRVDSATGTLVVTADRTVSRAGIARIERAAGSNAEAVRIDRIAGTFRKFISGGDAIYAPSWRCSLGFNVRSGSTYYFLTAGHCTDGNPPWYTNSSHTTSIGPTAGSSFPGNDYGLVKYTNSAVAHAGTVGSQDITSAGTPSVGQSVTRRGSTTGTHSGKVTALNATVNYGGGDIVSGLIQTTVCAEPGDSGGPLYSGTKALGLTSGGSGDCTSGGTTFFQPVTEALSAYGVSVY
- a CDS encoding phosphatase PAP2 family protein produces the protein MRTDDKLDQMEERPTDRVRPPDMTRTRLWLFWGTLAVYFAIVVGVLATSWLVTFDWQVMFFRPYKQWPEIHAFLDYFVVLGQRGPTAVAVAAWLGWRCWRQRNLHPLLVLGASLLLLNITVGAAKLGMGRLGPHYATVVGANEMWLGGDIFPSGHTANAVVTWGVLAYLATTSLRRRSLSVIAALGALGVGMTTVYLGTHWVSDVLLGWAAGLLVLLAMPWLEPAITWFEDRLMGILLRLWLRLRPDSLRGPLPAGALAPGVSRQRIASDGEVLVRETISAGTGGRGTAGHTPDGWPHHPSRPYSIRSERTPANPAGSRRPPHADRVPRTTPLSPTSGRGRNGSG
- a CDS encoding cell division protein SepF, whose translation is MGSVRKASAWLGLVDDSDDERYYDDDYAEGPDAGDSGDSPWVTDPRVRVADETAQDQGTRIATVSPESFRDARGIGELFRDGVPVIVNLTAMESDDAKRVVDFAAGLTFGLRGSIERVATRVFLLTPADYMVVSGEARAHRNGGFFNQS
- a CDS encoding MFS transporter yields the protein MSGTTASGSGRTAGVPRLSGGGANRWTVLIVLCVSLLFVALDTTILYVAVPSVTEDLRPGPVELLWIVDVYPLIAASLLILFGTLGDRVGRRRILLLGYGLFGLASAAAALAPNPQILMVARALLGIGGAMIMPATLSILRQVFPDRRERAVAIGVWSAVAAVGAAVGPVLGGFLVENFWWGSVFLINIPMMAAMLLIGRWLLPESRGERNGPWDVIGAIVAALGVLGIVLGVKRIGSGTAVVGPTTLLPIVLGVLLLVLFVRRQRRRKDPLIDVRLFARPAFGTSVGCIVLAMLALVGLQLIAVQYLQLVLGLSPLQTGLRMLPLVFAAMAAGLTGSKMLQALGPRAMVSLGFVLTAVAVLCLTAMSSQDRPWLLSLGFVLLGFGFQSTLFGAYESMLSEAPAEQSGGAAAIGETSYQLGAGIGVALLGSVMNAAYAPGLNHVDGVPARASAAAAHSLGEAYKVAAGLGDASRAALREAARDSFVRGLHVTLIASAVLLLVGAGIALRLPRRAADSTERAEADGEPAPGEGTGAAGRGSSEPAPASSGR
- a CDS encoding glycosyltransferase family 39 protein — encoded protein: MNDLASAAVPGRTRYDGSAVRAALGRAAPALLAYAAIRLLGIVVLALWSAADGKNWHTLLSARWDALWYTRVAEQGYGFTTVLPDGEVHSNLAFFPLLPWLERGLSALSPLSPADAGLVVAWTASLAAAWALYATGERLHGRRAGVALAALWAAVPVGIVQSMAYSEALFTALAAWSLYAVLTGRWAAAGVLASLAGLTRPVGAAVVAAVWITAAVTLWRERAGGVRLRAALRRHPGMLPGVLLAPLGWCGFFLWVGARQGSFTGYLEVQGGWGNGFDGGLAFGTFIWDQLSGPVFAAGLGLAVGVGLVAWLYVHGVRRGQPLPLAVYCGTVLLLALTAKGYFGSKPRLMLPAYPLLLPLAAGLARWRPVWSWLVIGATAAGSAVYGAFWLNGSGPP
- a CDS encoding acyl-CoA dehydrogenase family protein — translated: MSAQPPSKSAASSALPPFDPRDPLGLDDLLTDEDRAVRDTVRRWAADRVLPQIADWYERGELPGIRELARELGSLGALGMSLTGYGCAGAGAVQYGLACLELEAADSGIRSLVSVQGSLAMYAIWRFGSEEQKQQWLPRMAAGEIIGCFGLTEPDHGSDPAAMRTYAKRDGGDWVLSGRKMWITNGSVAGVAVVWAQTDDGIRGFVVPTDSPGFSAPEITHKWSLRASVTSELVMDEVRLPADAVLPEVTGLRGPLGCLSHARYGIVWGSMGAARASFEAALDYAKTREQFGKPIGGFQLTQAKLADMAVELHKGILLAHHLGQRMDAGRLRPEQISFGKLNNVREAIEICRTARTILGANGISLEYPVMRHATNLESVLTYEGTVEMHQLVLGKALTGLDAFR
- a CDS encoding I78 family peptidase inhibitor, which translates into the protein MDVPNLPDNPQDDIEAYVGLARQDAEDQARERGWTTVRSLPPGAIITMEYLAGRLNFEVKDGEVHRTWQG